A genomic segment from Rubrivirga marina encodes:
- a CDS encoding LysR family transcriptional regulator, whose product MELRHLRYFVAVAEELHFGRAAERSFVAQPTLSQQIQAFEDEVGARLFDRSRRGVALTDVGAVLLPHARRVLDEAARAEAAVRAAAEGRAGTLRVGYEAAVMRDGLAGAIRDFRGEVPGATLDLWETGSRAQADAVREGRADVGLVLLPVDERDLAVRRLGEAPTVVVLPADHRLAGRETVALAELADEPQVAWARDPAPEVYDAYLRASRAAGVEPRVVQEVRHVESLLGLVAAGVGIGTVHQARVQPGYPGVAYARLVEPELTIATGVVWRRDDASPLLARFLRAVVGDESA is encoded by the coding sequence ATGGAACTCCGCCACCTCCGCTACTTCGTCGCCGTCGCCGAGGAGCTCCACTTCGGCCGGGCCGCCGAGCGGTCGTTCGTCGCGCAGCCGACGCTGAGCCAGCAGATCCAGGCGTTCGAGGACGAGGTCGGGGCCCGCCTCTTCGACCGCTCGCGGCGCGGCGTCGCGCTGACGGACGTGGGCGCCGTCCTCCTCCCCCACGCGCGGCGCGTGCTCGACGAGGCCGCCCGCGCCGAGGCCGCCGTCCGGGCCGCGGCCGAGGGCCGGGCCGGGACGCTCCGCGTCGGCTACGAGGCGGCCGTCATGCGCGACGGGCTCGCCGGCGCCATCCGCGACTTCCGCGGCGAGGTCCCCGGCGCCACGCTTGACCTCTGGGAGACCGGGAGCCGCGCGCAGGCCGACGCCGTCCGCGAGGGCCGGGCCGACGTCGGCCTCGTCCTCCTCCCCGTCGACGAGCGGGACCTCGCCGTCCGCCGGCTGGGCGAGGCCCCGACGGTCGTCGTGCTCCCGGCGGACCACCGCCTGGCCGGACGGGAGACGGTCGCGCTCGCCGAGCTGGCCGACGAGCCGCAGGTGGCGTGGGCGCGGGACCCGGCCCCCGAGGTCTACGACGCCTACCTCCGCGCGAGCCGGGCGGCCGGGGTCGAGCCCCGCGTCGTCCAGGAGGTCCGCCACGTCGAGAGCTTGCTCGGGCTCGTGGCCGCCGGCGTCGGCATCGGGACGGTCCACCAGGCCCGCGTCCAGCCGGGGTACCCGGGCGTGGCCTACGCCCGCCTCGTCGAGCCCGAGCTGACCATCGCGACCGGCGTCGTCTGGCGCCGCGACGACGCCTCGCCGCTCCTCGCGCGGTTCCTCCGCGCGGTCGTCGGGGACGAGTCCGCCTGA
- a CDS encoding catalase, with amino-acid sequence MSDPQRLTDDHGPDEAAKDRQLEPYREDADGEYLTTNTGLRVHDTDNSLTAGERGPTLLEDFHLREKMTHFDHERVPERVVHARGSAAHGTFQVYEPLTDLTKAKVFQDPSQKTPVFVRFSTVVGFRGSADTVRDVRGWATKFYTEDGNWDLVGNNMPVFFIQDGIKFPDLVHAIKPEPHSETPQASAAHDNFWDFISLMPESAHMIMWVLSDRALPRSYAMMEGFGVHTFRLVNAEGKARFVKFHWRPVLGTHSLVWDETQKIAGKNPDFNRMDLWDRIEDGDYPEFELGLQVVEEEDEHKFDFDLLDPTKIIPEAEVPVRIVGKMTLNRNPDNFFAETEQVAFHPGHVVPGIDFTNDPLLQGRLFSYIDTQINRFSSANFNELPINRPVAAVHNNQRDGFMRQTVNRGPVNYSPNSRGNGCPMTASAEEGGYVHYAERVEGHKVRERSESFKDHFSQATMFWHSITDDEQDRLVAAAQFELGKVKTKAIRERMVAEFFNRINHDLAVRVAEGIGVEPPAEFAGTETDKRAPEVSTVKRGRYDTIRTRTVAIVLADGFDHEQFMAVKETLMEGGAKPKVVAHRQGTFTSAGGETVEADESYLTAASVLFDAFYVPGGAASVEALKSHGDALHVVHEGFRHGKPIGATGEGVELLRAALLPALDLSDGGMTVDKGVVTARDDLGGFSEAFREAIAQWRHFGRDRKDQAPA; translated from the coding sequence ATGTCCGACCCCCAGCGCCTCACCGACGACCATGGCCCCGACGAGGCCGCCAAGGACCGCCAACTCGAGCCGTACCGCGAGGACGCCGACGGCGAGTACCTCACGACCAACACCGGCCTCCGCGTCCACGACACCGACAACTCGCTCACGGCCGGCGAGCGCGGGCCGACGCTCCTGGAGGACTTCCACCTCCGGGAGAAGATGACCCACTTCGACCACGAGCGCGTCCCCGAGCGCGTGGTCCACGCCCGCGGCTCGGCGGCCCACGGGACCTTCCAGGTCTACGAGCCGCTCACGGACCTCACGAAGGCGAAGGTCTTCCAGGACCCGTCGCAGAAGACGCCCGTGTTCGTCCGGTTCTCGACCGTCGTTGGGTTCCGGGGCTCGGCCGACACCGTCCGCGACGTCCGCGGGTGGGCCACCAAGTTCTACACCGAGGACGGGAACTGGGACCTCGTCGGCAACAACATGCCCGTCTTCTTCATCCAGGACGGCATCAAGTTCCCCGACCTCGTCCACGCCATCAAGCCCGAGCCCCACTCGGAGACGCCGCAGGCCTCGGCCGCCCACGACAACTTCTGGGACTTCATCTCGCTCATGCCCGAGAGCGCGCACATGATCATGTGGGTCCTCTCGGACCGGGCCCTCCCGCGCTCCTACGCCATGATGGAGGGGTTCGGCGTCCACACCTTCCGCCTCGTCAACGCCGAGGGGAAGGCCCGCTTCGTCAAGTTCCACTGGCGGCCCGTCTTGGGCACGCACTCGCTCGTGTGGGACGAGACGCAGAAGATCGCGGGGAAGAACCCGGACTTCAACCGGATGGACCTCTGGGACCGGATCGAGGACGGGGACTACCCCGAGTTCGAGCTCGGCCTCCAGGTGGTCGAGGAGGAGGACGAGCACAAATTCGACTTCGACCTGCTCGACCCGACCAAGATCATCCCCGAGGCCGAGGTGCCCGTTCGGATCGTCGGCAAGATGACGCTGAATAGGAACCCGGACAACTTCTTCGCCGAGACGGAGCAGGTCGCGTTCCACCCCGGCCACGTCGTCCCCGGGATCGACTTCACGAACGACCCGCTCCTCCAGGGCCGGCTGTTCTCGTACATCGACACGCAGATCAACCGGTTCTCGAGCGCCAACTTCAACGAGCTGCCGATCAACCGGCCCGTCGCCGCCGTCCACAACAACCAGCGCGACGGGTTCATGCGGCAGACGGTCAACCGGGGCCCCGTCAACTACTCCCCGAACTCGCGCGGGAACGGCTGCCCCATGACGGCGTCGGCCGAAGAGGGGGGCTACGTCCACTACGCCGAGCGCGTCGAGGGCCACAAGGTCCGCGAGCGGAGCGAGAGCTTCAAGGACCACTTCAGCCAGGCCACGATGTTCTGGCACAGCATCACCGACGACGAGCAGGACCGGCTCGTGGCCGCGGCCCAGTTCGAGCTCGGGAAGGTCAAGACGAAGGCGATCCGCGAGCGGATGGTGGCCGAGTTCTTCAACCGGATCAACCACGACCTCGCCGTCCGCGTCGCCGAGGGCATCGGCGTCGAGCCGCCGGCCGAGTTCGCCGGGACGGAGACCGACAAGCGGGCGCCCGAGGTGAGCACCGTCAAGCGGGGCCGCTACGACACGATCCGGACGCGGACGGTCGCCATCGTCCTCGCCGACGGGTTCGACCACGAGCAGTTCATGGCCGTCAAGGAGACGCTCATGGAGGGCGGCGCCAAGCCGAAGGTCGTCGCCCACCGGCAGGGGACGTTCACGAGCGCGGGCGGGGAGACGGTCGAGGCCGACGAGAGCTACCTAACAGCGGCCTCCGTCCTCTTCGACGCGTTCTACGTGCCCGGCGGCGCAGCGAGCGTCGAGGCGCTCAAGTCCCACGGCGACGCGCTCCACGTCGTCCATGAGGGGTTCCGCCACGGCAAGCCGATCGGGGCGACGGGCGAGGGCGTCGAACTCCTGAGGGCGGCGCTCCTCCCCGCCCTCGACCTCTCGGACGGCGGGATGACGGTCGACAAGGGCGTCGTGACCGCCCGCGACGACCTCGGAGGCTTCTCCGAGGCGTTCCGCGAGGCCATCGCGCAATGGCGCCACTTCGGCCGGGACCGGAAGGACCAGGCGCCGGCGTAA
- a CDS encoding MarC family protein has product MTLLAATVLLFLVMDAFGNVPVFLSVLAPVAPERRRRVIARELLFALAFLVGFLFAGRFLLDAIGLTESAVTVAGGIILFLIALKMVFPPPGGAWAADIEEGGDEPFLVPLAVPFIAGPSVLASVLFVMSSDPGRWPEWLAAVLLAWAGTGAILLLAPDLARVLKRRGLVAIERLMGMVLTAIATKMVLDGVGSFFGL; this is encoded by the coding sequence ATGACGCTCCTCGCCGCGACCGTCCTCCTGTTCCTCGTGATGGACGCCTTCGGCAACGTGCCGGTGTTCCTCTCCGTCCTCGCGCCCGTCGCGCCGGAGCGGCGGCGGCGCGTGATCGCCCGCGAGCTCCTGTTCGCGCTCGCGTTCCTCGTCGGGTTCCTGTTCGCCGGGCGGTTCCTGCTCGACGCCATCGGGCTGACCGAGAGCGCGGTGACGGTCGCGGGCGGGATCATCCTGTTCCTCATCGCGCTCAAGATGGTGTTCCCGCCGCCCGGCGGGGCCTGGGCCGCCGACATCGAGGAGGGCGGGGACGAGCCGTTCCTCGTCCCGCTGGCGGTCCCGTTCATCGCCGGGCCGTCGGTGCTCGCGTCGGTCCTGTTCGTGATGAGCTCGGACCCCGGGCGGTGGCCCGAGTGGCTCGCGGCCGTGCTCCTGGCGTGGGCCGGGACCGGGGCCATCCTGCTACTGGCGCCCGACCTCGCCCGCGTGCTCAAGCGTCGCGGGCTCGTGGCCATCGAGCGGCTAATGGGGATGGTCCTCACGGCCATCGCGACCAAGATGGTGCTCGACGGCGTCGGCAGCTTTTTCGGCTTGTAG
- a CDS encoding MFS transporter, with protein sequence MPASTAPPASTAPPATSGRALLVVGIVLVALNLRPALAGLGPLVADVRAATGLANAALGLLTTLPLLAFGVLSAFTPVVTRRLGVEGALGLALLLVGAGTALRAVPPTALLFVGTGVLGVGIALGNVLLPALVKRDFAERSGPMTALYSSAMGLGATAAAGAAVPLAGAVGWRGSLAAWAALAALALAVWLPQVRRRTLPRRRVRTLDALRDLGRSRLAWAVALFMGLQSLAFYVVLAWLPDLLHDRGLSAEAAGWMLALSQAAGIAGSAVVPLWAGRRGDQRRIIWALGGVEAVALAGLLAPAAGPALTGLWVGLLGLVLGGSFGLSLLFLAVRADTPETAAALSGMAQSVGYLVAAVGPFAFGALHDLTDGWTLPLLSLVGVLALKVAAGLPAARDGEVRRAAGGEGSP encoded by the coding sequence ATGCCCGCCTCGACGGCCCCGCCCGCCTCGACGGCCCCGCCCGCCACGTCAGGGCGGGCGCTGCTGGTCGTCGGGATCGTCCTCGTCGCGCTCAACCTCCGTCCGGCCCTCGCCGGGCTGGGGCCGCTCGTGGCCGACGTCCGCGCCGCGACCGGCCTCGCGAACGCGGCGCTCGGGCTCCTGACGACGCTCCCGCTCCTCGCGTTCGGGGTCCTCTCGGCGTTCACGCCCGTCGTCACGCGGCGGCTCGGCGTCGAGGGCGCGCTCGGGCTCGCGCTGCTCTTGGTCGGGGCGGGGACGGCGCTCCGGGCCGTCCCGCCGACGGCGCTGCTGTTCGTGGGCACGGGCGTGCTCGGCGTCGGGATCGCGCTCGGCAACGTGCTCCTCCCGGCCCTCGTCAAGCGCGACTTCGCCGAGCGGTCTGGCCCCATGACCGCGCTCTACTCCAGCGCGATGGGGCTCGGCGCGACGGCCGCCGCGGGCGCGGCGGTCCCGCTGGCGGGCGCGGTCGGGTGGCGCGGCTCGCTGGCCGCGTGGGCCGCCCTCGCGGCCCTCGCCCTCGCCGTGTGGCTCCCCCAGGTGCGACGGCGGACGCTGCCGAGGCGGCGCGTCCGCACGCTCGACGCGCTCCGCGACCTCGGGCGGAGCCGGCTCGCGTGGGCCGTCGCGCTGTTCATGGGGCTCCAGTCGCTCGCCTTCTACGTCGTCCTCGCGTGGCTCCCGGACCTCCTCCACGACCGCGGCCTGAGCGCCGAGGCCGCCGGCTGGATGCTCGCGCTCTCGCAGGCGGCCGGGATCGCGGGGTCGGCCGTCGTCCCGCTCTGGGCCGGGCGGCGGGGCGATCAGCGCCGGATCATCTGGGCGCTCGGGGGCGTCGAGGCCGTCGCGCTGGCGGGGCTCCTCGCGCCCGCCGCCGGCCCCGCGCTCACGGGGCTCTGGGTGGGGCTCCTCGGGCTCGTCCTTGGCGGCTCGTTCGGGCTCTCGCTCCTCTTCCTCGCCGTCCGCGCCGACACGCCCGAGACGGCCGCCGCGCTGTCCGGCATGGCCCAGTCGGTCGGCTACCTCGTGGCCGCGGTCGGCCCGTTCGCGTTCGGGGCGCTCCACGACCTCACCGACGGCTGGACCCTCCCGCTCCTCTCACTCGTCGGTGTCCTCGCCCTCAAGGTGGCAGCCGGGCTCCCCGCCGCGCGTGATGGGGAGGTCCGCCGTGCGGCGGGCGGGGAGGGCTCCCCCTGA
- a CDS encoding L,D-transpeptidase codes for MRPLLIALALVAGAPALAQGAYDQAVLGSILGRDARLPDAPVEYAVYRVEHETGNSVYARHDLYLQVGDGDVRLGRQRLALAQLLGQPEPTALVVGDSLVLPARPADFDLSPIAYAPYPRTWPGAGGIDKAVVVDKTTQTWAAYADGRLVRWGPASTGAAETPTPSGRFTMKWRALERYSSEAPPGERWFMRYVMNIHAARGIHLHQYDVVPTGPPQGHGCVRMVTSDAEWLYGWSDGWQTTAGPGALGGRVTGEGTLVVVQGEEPDGAPARFVMGARGPERVAVSLPEDPMAVPRGDR; via the coding sequence ATGCGACCTCTCCTCATCGCCCTCGCGCTCGTCGCCGGCGCCCCCGCCCTCGCGCAGGGGGCCTACGACCAGGCCGTCCTCGGTTCGATCCTCGGCCGCGACGCCCGGCTCCCGGACGCCCCGGTCGAGTACGCGGTCTACCGCGTCGAGCACGAGACGGGCAACTCGGTCTACGCCCGGCACGACCTCTACCTCCAGGTCGGCGACGGCGACGTCCGCCTCGGCCGCCAGCGGCTGGCGCTCGCGCAGCTCCTCGGCCAGCCCGAGCCCACGGCCCTCGTCGTCGGCGACTCGCTCGTGCTCCCGGCGCGGCCGGCCGACTTCGACCTTTCCCCGATCGCGTACGCCCCCTACCCCCGGACGTGGCCCGGCGCGGGCGGGATCGACAAGGCCGTCGTCGTCGACAAGACCACGCAGACCTGGGCGGCCTACGCCGACGGCCGGCTAGTGCGCTGGGGTCCGGCGTCGACGGGCGCGGCCGAGACGCCGACGCCGTCCGGCCGGTTCACCATGAAGTGGCGCGCGCTCGAGCGGTACTCGTCGGAGGCCCCGCCGGGCGAGCGGTGGTTCATGCGCTACGTCATGAACATCCACGCCGCCCGCGGCATCCACCTCCACCAGTACGACGTGGTCCCGACGGGCCCGCCGCAGGGCCACGGGTGCGTCCGGATGGTGACGTCCGACGCCGAGTGGCTCTACGGCTGGTCCGACGGCTGGCAGACGACGGCCGGCCCGGGCGCGCTCGGCGGGCGGGTCACCGGCGAGGGCACGCTCGTGGTCGTCCAGGGCGAGGAGCCCGACGGCGCGCCGGCCCGGTTCGTGATGGGCGCGCGCGGCCCCGAGCGCGTGGCGGTCTCGCTCCCCGAGGACCCGATGGCCGTCCCCCGCGGCGACCGATGA
- the sugE gene encoding quaternary ammonium compound efflux SMR transporter SugE, translating into MTPTTAWAVLVVAGLFETGWAVGLKYTDGFTRLWPSVWTAASMIVSVYLLARALQTLPVGTGYAVWTGIGTVGTALLGMALFGEPREALRLACIGLIVAGIVGLKLVTPAPSP; encoded by the coding sequence ATGACCCCCACCACCGCCTGGGCCGTCCTCGTCGTCGCCGGCCTGTTCGAGACCGGCTGGGCCGTCGGGCTGAAGTACACCGACGGGTTCACGCGGCTCTGGCCGAGCGTGTGGACGGCCGCCTCCATGATCGTGAGCGTGTACCTCCTCGCCAGGGCGCTCCAGACTCTCCCCGTGGGCACCGGCTACGCCGTCTGGACCGGGATCGGGACGGTCGGGACGGCGCTCCTAGGGATGGCCCTGTTCGGGGAGCCCCGCGAGGCCCTCCGGCTCGCGTGCATCGGCCTCATCGTGGCCGGCATCGTCGGCCTCAAGCTCGTCACGCCCGCCCCGTCGCCATGA
- a CDS encoding META domain-containing protein, protein MKPLLTLLLLGAVAAGCASSGHLGDATGAVGPTWTLVALGDDAPEAEATLTFGDDGRVFGTTGCNRYFGSYALADDGALTLTGVGSTRMACPPAEMAQEAQFFAALNGAQRVVVTGDRLALGTSGPPLTFRATPGASADATLTGTVTYRPRIALPPDAVLSVELLDVSRADAPSVTLAETRVGTDGAQVPLPFSLDYDSADVEPRNRYVVRAEIFDAVGVLLWTTDTAAPVLTQGAPRDGVEVVLAQVAEADPAGALVGRSWRLSEIREASGLTLSYEGEAPFTLSFGADGRYNGRADCNRYGGAFEAGPSGSLRLSQGLSTLAACPGPSVSEDFFEVLNDVDRYALADGRLTLSGPGGALVFE, encoded by the coding sequence ATGAAGCCCCTCTTGACCCTCCTCCTGCTCGGCGCCGTGGCCGCCGGGTGCGCCTCGTCCGGCCACCTCGGCGATGCCACCGGGGCCGTCGGCCCGACCTGGACCCTCGTCGCGCTCGGCGACGACGCCCCGGAGGCCGAGGCCACGCTCACGTTCGGCGACGACGGCCGCGTCTTCGGAACGACCGGCTGTAACCGGTACTTCGGGTCGTACGCCCTCGCGGACGACGGCGCCCTGACGCTCACCGGGGTCGGCTCGACGCGGATGGCCTGCCCGCCGGCCGAGATGGCCCAGGAGGCCCAGTTCTTCGCGGCCCTGAACGGAGCCCAGCGGGTCGTCGTGACCGGCGACCGGCTCGCGCTCGGCACTAGCGGCCCGCCGCTCACTTTCCGCGCCACGCCCGGTGCGTCCGCCGACGCCACGCTCACGGGGACCGTCACCTACCGGCCCCGCATCGCGCTCCCGCCCGACGCCGTCCTCTCGGTGGAGCTCCTCGACGTGAGCCGCGCCGACGCCCCGTCGGTCACGCTAGCGGAGACGCGCGTCGGCACGGACGGTGCCCAGGTGCCCCTCCCGTTCTCGCTCGACTACGACTCGGCCGACGTCGAGCCCCGGAACCGCTACGTCGTCCGCGCCGAGATCTTCGACGCCGTGGGCGTCCTCCTCTGGACGACCGACACCGCGGCCCCCGTCCTCACGCAGGGCGCGCCGCGCGACGGCGTCGAGGTCGTGCTCGCGCAGGTAGCCGAGGCCGACCCGGCGGGTGCTCTCGTCGGCCGGTCGTGGCGGCTCTCCGAGATCCGCGAGGCCAGCGGCCTTACGCTCTCCTACGAGGGCGAGGCCCCGTTCACGCTCTCGTTTGGCGCCGACGGCCGCTACAACGGCCGGGCCGACTGCAACCGCTACGGCGGCGCGTTCGAGGCCGGCCCGTCCGGGTCGCTCCGGCTCTCGCAGGGGCTCTCGACGCTCGCCGCCTGCCCCGGCCCGTCCGTCTCTGAGGACTTCTTCGAGGTCCTGAACGATGTTGACCGCTACGCCCTCGCCGACGGTCGGCTAACGCTGAGCGGTCCCGGGGGCGCGCTCGTGTTCGAGTAG
- a CDS encoding YtxH domain-containing protein has product MSFLHDIGRRPRRLTGFSVGAAVVALAGLLWTPQPGAGGSHAAEAWGGGSTSVFEGRLHPLTAVLVVPAPPALTAAERVGPPGVGTPASFRAVSRPGLGAPAVGGASPSAPYVVAGVERCRLGCVFRL; this is encoded by the coding sequence GTGTCCTTCCTCCACGACATCGGCCGTCGACCGCGTCGTCTGACCGGGTTCTCGGTGGGCGCGGCCGTCGTCGCGCTGGCCGGGCTCCTGTGGACCCCGCAGCCCGGCGCGGGGGGGAGCCATGCGGCGGAGGCGTGGGGCGGAGGCAGCACCTCGGTCTTCGAGGGCCGGCTCCACCCGCTCACTGCCGTCCTCGTCGTCCCCGCCCCGCCGGCGCTGACGGCGGCGGAGCGGGTCGGTCCGCCTGGCGTGGGCACTCCGGCCTCGTTCCGCGCCGTGTCCCGGCCCGGGCTCGGGGCGCCGGCGGTGGGGGGCGCGAGCCCCTCGGCCCCGTACGTGGTGGCGGGGGTCGAGAGGTGCCGCCTGGGGTGCGTGTTCAGACTGTGA
- a CDS encoding nucleoside deaminase: MTARPPHKETLSAVDREHLARCVALAEEALDAGDEPFGSVLVGPDGEVLREARNRAVTGAPTRHPELELAQWAAAHLGADARAAATVYTSGEHCPMCAAAHAWAGLGRIVYASSASQLARWLGAFGAAAPPVPPLPVWAVAPDVPVSGPDLALAPHVRDLHRRFHLGDTSA; the protein is encoded by the coding sequence TTGACGGCCCGCCCCCCCCACAAGGAGACTCTCTCGGCCGTTGACCGCGAGCACCTCGCCCGGTGCGTCGCCCTCGCCGAGGAGGCGCTCGACGCCGGCGACGAGCCGTTCGGGTCCGTCCTCGTCGGGCCGGACGGCGAGGTTCTCCGCGAGGCCCGCAACCGGGCCGTCACGGGCGCCCCCACGCGCCACCCCGAGCTCGAGCTGGCCCAGTGGGCGGCGGCCCACCTCGGCGCCGACGCCCGCGCCGCGGCCACCGTCTACACGTCGGGCGAGCACTGCCCGATGTGCGCGGCGGCCCACGCCTGGGCCGGGCTCGGCCGGATCGTCTACGCCTCGTCGGCCTCGCAGCTGGCGCGGTGGCTGGGGGCGTTCGGTGCCGCCGCGCCGCCTGTGCCGCCGCTCCCCGTCTGGGCGGTGGCCCCGGACGTGCCGGTGAGCGGGCCGGACCTCGCGCTCGCCCCGCACGTCCGCGACCTCCACCGGCGGTTCCACCTCGGCGACACGTCGGCGTAG
- a CDS encoding META domain-containing protein — protein sequence MNAPLVLPALALAVTGCATAPLAPPTPGAPNTGTLPGPVWHLTEIRSATGAATAPEGEGRFTVSFLGDGRFVGRADCNRYGGTFEATSNGDLVLMNTSTTVAACAPPSSSHAFFDVVNQVVGFGVSGGRLTLRGADGGALVFEREAGWMEPQETGRGLAFTCDGPGGRFTFRARTGPGELAVWLPRRFEGREGGTYLVLGQVVSASGARYEDGPVTVWTRGREALLVVDGAEYRGCAARH from the coding sequence ATGAACGCCCCCCTCGTCCTCCCCGCCCTCGCGCTCGCCGTGACCGGTTGCGCCACGGCCCCGCTCGCCCCGCCCACGCCGGGCGCCCCGAACACGGGCACGCTCCCCGGTCCCGTGTGGCACCTCACCGAGATCCGCTCGGCCACGGGCGCCGCGACCGCCCCCGAGGGCGAGGGCCGGTTTACGGTCTCGTTCCTGGGCGACGGTCGGTTCGTCGGCCGGGCCGACTGCAACCGGTATGGGGGCACCTTCGAGGCGACCTCGAACGGCGACCTCGTGCTCATGAACACGTCCACGACCGTCGCCGCCTGCGCGCCGCCCTCGTCCTCACACGCCTTCTTCGACGTCGTCAACCAGGTCGTCGGGTTCGGCGTCTCGGGCGGCCGCCTCACGCTCCGCGGCGCGGACGGGGGCGCGCTCGTGTTCGAGCGCGAGGCCGGGTGGATGGAGCCCCAGGAGACCGGCCGCGGCCTCGCCTTCACGTGCGACGGCCCCGGCGGCCGGTTCACGTTCCGCGCCCGCACGGGGCCGGGCGAGCTGGCCGTCTGGCTCCCCCGGCGGTTCGAGGGCCGCGAGGGCGGGACGTACCTCGTGCTCGGCCAGGTCGTCTCCGCCAGCGGCGCGAGGTACGAGGACGGCCCCGTGACGGTGTGGACGCGCGGGCGCGAGGCGCTCCTCGTCGTCGACGGCGCCGAGTACCGCGGGTGCGCGGCCCGGCACTGA
- a CDS encoding YeiH family protein yields MTTPDAPTRAPAPLWRRALFLALAALALVPGVPPAVALGVGAALGLTLGNPYEEPSARASKRLLKACVVGLGFGMSLPAVLEVGRSGVVVTALGIAFALAVGLALGRLLRVEPTTGALVSGGTAICGGSAIAALGPALGAGAEAMGVALATVFLLNGVALYVFPAVGHLLDLSQHQFAVWAAVAIHDTSSVVGAAASYGPEALAEATVLKLTRALWIVPLALGAAWWRRRSVGGEVRVAVPWFIGLFALASAVVAVFPGGAPVYDAVVAVSTQGLVLTLFLIGAGLSRATLRAVGARPLVQGVLLWVAIAGVSLAAVLAWTP; encoded by the coding sequence ATGACGACGCCCGACGCCCCGACCCGCGCACCCGCCCCGCTCTGGCGGCGGGCGCTCTTCCTCGCGCTCGCCGCGCTGGCGCTCGTGCCCGGCGTGCCGCCCGCGGTCGCCCTCGGCGTCGGGGCCGCGCTCGGGCTGACGCTCGGCAACCCCTACGAGGAGCCGAGTGCCCGCGCGTCGAAGCGGCTGCTCAAGGCGTGCGTGGTGGGGCTCGGGTTCGGGATGTCGCTCCCGGCTGTTCTGGAGGTCGGTCGCTCGGGCGTCGTCGTGACCGCGCTCGGCATCGCGTTCGCCCTCGCGGTCGGGCTTGCGCTGGGCCGACTCTTGCGCGTCGAGCCCACGACGGGCGCGCTCGTCTCGGGCGGGACGGCCATCTGCGGCGGCTCGGCCATTGCCGCGCTCGGCCCGGCGCTGGGTGCGGGCGCCGAGGCGATGGGGGTGGCGCTGGCGACCGTGTTCCTCCTCAACGGCGTGGCCCTCTACGTCTTCCCCGCCGTCGGCCACCTCCTCGACCTCTCGCAACACCAGTTCGCCGTCTGGGCCGCCGTCGCGATCCACGACACCTCGTCGGTGGTCGGCGCGGCGGCCTCATACGGCCCCGAGGCGCTCGCCGAGGCGACGGTCCTCAAGCTCACGCGGGCGCTCTGGATCGTCCCGCTCGCGCTCGGGGCGGCGTGGTGGCGGCGCCGGTCGGTCGGGGGCGAGGTCCGCGTGGCCGTCCCGTGGTTCATCGGGCTCTTCGCGCTGGCCTCGGCCGTCGTGGCGGTCTTCCCGGGCGGGGCGCCCGTCTACGACGCCGTCGTGGCCGTCTCGACGCAGGGACTCGTGCTCACGCTCTTCCTCATCGGGGCTGGCTTGAGCCGGGCCACGCTCCGCGCCGTCGGCGCGCGGCCGCTGGTGCAGGGCGTGCTCCTGTGGGTCGCCATCGCGGGCGTCTCGCTCGCCGCCGTTCTCGCCTGGACCCCGTGA